One window from the genome of Roseisolibacter agri encodes:
- the fabF gene encoding beta-ketoacyl-ACP synthase II — protein MSRRVVVTGIGAITPIGLTADGLWAGLRAERSAVATVTRFDPSIWRSRIAAQVDDFVVTDHMDAKRAKRLDRFSQFAVVSAQQALADAAIDLDAEDRERVGAMMGTALGGVGYAETQIHDFLKYGAKGLNPLLALTVFGGAASCNIAIELGVMGPNATNAMSCASGTIAIGEGFRQIRDGYADVMIAGGSEAPLHPLCFGAFAVIRAMSTRNDDPGTASRPFDRDRDGFVMGEGGAVLVLEERERALARGARVYAEVSGFGMTNDAHHMTAPRPDGRQAARAIRLALADAHLAPHEVQYVNAHGSSTPLNDPTETVAIKQVFEEHAPRLAVSSTKGYYGHALGASGAFEAAITALALARDWLPPTINLAEPDAGCDLDYVPRTGRTERVDVALSNSFGFGGINASLVMQRADG, from the coding sequence ATGTCACGTCGCGTCGTCGTCACCGGCATCGGCGCCATCACGCCCATCGGCCTCACCGCCGACGGGCTGTGGGCTGGCCTTCGCGCGGAACGGAGCGCCGTCGCCACCGTGACGCGCTTCGACCCATCCATCTGGCGCAGCCGCATCGCCGCGCAGGTGGACGACTTCGTGGTCACCGACCACATGGACGCCAAGCGCGCCAAGCGCCTCGACCGCTTCAGCCAGTTCGCGGTCGTCAGCGCACAGCAGGCGCTCGCCGACGCGGCCATCGACCTCGACGCCGAGGACCGCGAGCGCGTGGGCGCGATGATGGGCACCGCGCTGGGCGGCGTCGGCTACGCGGAGACGCAGATCCACGACTTCCTGAAGTACGGCGCGAAGGGGCTCAACCCGCTGCTCGCGCTCACCGTCTTCGGTGGGGCGGCCAGCTGCAACATCGCCATCGAGCTGGGCGTCATGGGCCCCAACGCCACGAACGCGATGAGCTGCGCGTCGGGCACGATCGCCATCGGCGAGGGCTTCCGGCAGATCCGCGACGGCTACGCCGACGTGATGATCGCGGGCGGCTCCGAGGCGCCGCTGCACCCGCTCTGCTTCGGCGCGTTCGCCGTCATCCGCGCGATGAGCACGCGCAACGACGACCCGGGCACCGCGTCGCGCCCCTTCGACCGCGACCGCGACGGCTTCGTGATGGGCGAGGGCGGCGCGGTGCTGGTGCTCGAGGAGCGCGAGCGCGCGCTGGCCCGCGGCGCGCGCGTGTACGCCGAGGTGTCGGGCTTCGGGATGACGAACGACGCGCACCACATGACCGCGCCGCGCCCCGACGGCCGGCAGGCGGCGCGCGCCATCCGCCTCGCGCTGGCCGACGCGCACCTGGCGCCGCACGAGGTGCAGTACGTCAACGCGCACGGCAGCTCGACGCCGCTCAACGACCCCACCGAGACCGTGGCGATCAAGCAGGTGTTCGAGGAGCACGCGCCGCGGCTGGCGGTCAGCAGCACCAAGGGCTACTACGGCCACGCCCTCGGCGCCTCGGGCGCGTTCGAGGCGGCGATCACGGCGCTGGCGCTCGCGCGCGACTGGCTGCCGCCCACCATCAACCTCGCGGAGCCCGACGCCGGCTGCGACCTCGATTACGTTCCGCGCACGGGGCGCACGGAGCGGGTGGACGTCGCGCTCTCGAACAGCTTCGGCTTCGGCGGGATCAACGCCAGCCTCGTGATGCAGCGCGCGGACGGCTAG
- a CDS encoding SRPBCC family protein gives MTTPPTDRAAAARPDKARRPYELGRMPMTRSMVTVDEAVVAAPIARIFALARDVEDWPRHLPHYRFVKFRVRTRDGGGLVEMSANRPFGSLNWPTWWLSQMSVDEQAPSVRYRHVDGITAGMDVEWTFERAAPGDDARTRVRIVHVWDGPRWPLIGTAAAVAVIGPVFVHGIASRTLAGLARVAESAPSA, from the coding sequence ATGACCACTCCGCCGACCGACCGGGCCGCCGCCGCGCGGCCCGACAAGGCGCGCCGGCCCTACGAGCTGGGGCGCATGCCCATGACGCGCTCGATGGTGACCGTCGACGAGGCCGTCGTCGCCGCGCCGATCGCGCGCATCTTCGCGCTCGCGCGCGACGTCGAGGACTGGCCGCGCCACCTGCCGCACTACCGTTTCGTGAAGTTTCGCGTGCGGACGCGCGACGGCGGCGGGCTGGTGGAGATGTCCGCGAACCGCCCGTTCGGGTCGCTGAACTGGCCCACGTGGTGGCTGTCGCAGATGTCCGTCGACGAGCAGGCGCCGAGCGTGCGGTACCGCCACGTCGACGGCATCACGGCGGGAATGGACGTCGAGTGGACGTTCGAGCGCGCGGCTCCCGGCGACGATGCGCGCACCCGCGTCCGCATCGTGCACGTCTGGGACGGCCCGCGCTGGCCCCTCATCGGAACGGCGGCGGCAGTCGCGGTGATCGGCCCCGTCTTCGTGCACGGCATCGCGTCGCGCACGCTCGCCGGCCTCGCGAGGGTCGCCGAATCCGCTCCCTCCGCCTGA
- a CDS encoding methyltransferase domain-containing protein has translation MLTPARIRGREFLDEPGIDGATVVRSLHDVARSNTLFGGRRAVLRALDAAMPDLPTDRAATLLDVGTGVGDIPFHARRLARRRGVRLETVGLELSEALARASRARVGHALVGDGFRLPFADASVDVVTASQLLHHFAEADAARLLRELSRVARARVIVGDLRRSWLAAGGFWLASWPLGFHAITRHDGVVSVRRGFTTAELEALARAAGADAPDVRRRLGWRLVASWTPAHGASPTADAPRAGAPLRA, from the coding sequence ATGCTGACGCCCGCCCGCATCCGCGGCCGCGAGTTCCTCGACGAGCCGGGCATCGACGGCGCGACCGTCGTGCGCTCGCTGCACGACGTCGCGCGCTCGAACACGCTGTTCGGCGGGCGGCGCGCCGTGCTGCGCGCGCTCGACGCGGCGATGCCCGATCTGCCGACGGACCGCGCGGCCACGCTGCTGGACGTGGGCACCGGCGTCGGCGACATCCCGTTCCATGCGCGGCGGCTCGCGCGCCGACGCGGCGTGCGCCTCGAGACCGTCGGGCTGGAGCTGAGCGAGGCGCTCGCGCGCGCCAGCCGCGCGCGCGTCGGGCACGCGCTCGTGGGCGACGGCTTCCGCCTGCCCTTCGCCGACGCCAGCGTGGACGTCGTGACGGCGTCGCAGCTGCTGCACCACTTCGCCGAGGCGGATGCGGCGCGGCTGCTGCGCGAGCTGTCGCGCGTGGCGCGCGCGCGCGTGATCGTCGGCGACCTGCGGAGATCGTGGCTCGCCGCCGGCGGCTTCTGGCTCGCGTCATGGCCGCTCGGCTTCCACGCCATCACGCGGCACGACGGCGTGGTGTCGGTGCGGCGCGGCTTCACCACCGCGGAGCTGGAGGCGCTGGCGCGCGCCGCGGGTGCGGACGCGCCCGACGTGCGCCGCCGGCTGGGCTGGCGGCTCGTGGCCAGCTGGACGCCGGCGCATGGCGCCTCCCCCACTGCCGACGCGCCGCGCGCCGGCGCACCTTTGCGCGCATGA
- a CDS encoding flavin reductase family protein, producing the protein MIAPSDPSNRLPVDGAAPDLALPRPAVDPDAFRSVLGRFATGVTIVTALDAQGRDHGMTVSAFCSLSLEPPLVLACIDRAATMHDLLVDGTPLAINVLSAGQEALSRRFASGDPPNRFDGIGYTRGALGVAVLDDVLAWLECRVVARHPGGDHTIVVGHVEAVGTRHERPLLYYRSGYATLER; encoded by the coding sequence ATGATCGCGCCTTCCGATCCGTCCAACCGGCTGCCCGTCGACGGCGCCGCGCCGGACCTCGCGCTCCCCCGCCCCGCCGTCGATCCCGACGCCTTCCGCAGCGTGCTCGGTCGCTTCGCGACCGGCGTCACGATCGTCACCGCGCTCGACGCGCAGGGCCGCGACCACGGCATGACGGTGAGCGCGTTCTGCTCGCTGTCGCTGGAGCCGCCCCTCGTGCTCGCATGCATCGACCGCGCGGCGACGATGCACGACCTGCTGGTCGACGGGACCCCGCTCGCCATCAACGTGCTCTCCGCCGGCCAGGAGGCGCTGTCGCGGCGCTTCGCGTCCGGCGACCCACCCAACCGCTTCGACGGCATCGGCTACACGCGCGGCGCGCTCGGCGTCGCGGTGCTCGACGACGTGCTCGCGTGGCTCGAGTGTCGCGTCGTCGCGCGGCACCCGGGCGGCGACCACACGATCGTCGTCGGCCACGTCGAGGCGGTGGGCACGCGCCACGAGCGCCCGCTGCTCTACTATCGCAGCGGCTACGCCACGCTCGAGCGCTGA
- a CDS encoding NAD(P)/FAD-dependent oxidoreductase, whose product MTRAAQVIVVGGGPGGASTAWQLATLGLDVLVLDRARFPRDKTCAECLSPQASRILATMGALEAVEAEAARLTGMLVRAPSGDVIHGEYAAAHGFRGFRDRCLAIRRRTLDAILVERARMAGARVHEGARVVDVLRAHGTRGRATGVRVLDADGATRDLHAALVVGADGLRSVVARRLSLGARLPWPRRLAFQCHVRGLPGVGLLGEMHVERDGFVGIADVGGGVTNVAMVAPAGVARRGLAAHGSPAKFMEAWLSRAPQLAPRFAQAMRVSPVRATGPFASHARRAHAPGAALVGDAADFFDPFTGEGMYSALRGGELLAPFAAEAARLLDAAHADERRAARALAAYDAARRREFRGKWTVERLIALSVAHPMLVNRAARALSRRRDLADLLVGVAGDIVPPATVLNARYLWELFGVRADGTAARATTFQG is encoded by the coding sequence ATGACGCGGGCGGCACAGGTGATCGTCGTCGGTGGAGGACCGGGCGGGGCGTCGACGGCGTGGCAGCTGGCCACGCTGGGACTCGACGTCCTGGTGCTCGACCGCGCGCGCTTCCCGCGCGACAAGACGTGCGCGGAGTGCCTCAGCCCGCAGGCGTCGCGCATCCTCGCGACGATGGGCGCGCTGGAAGCGGTCGAGGCAGAGGCGGCGCGGCTCACGGGCATGCTGGTGCGCGCGCCGTCGGGCGACGTGATCCACGGCGAGTACGCGGCGGCGCACGGCTTCCGCGGCTTCCGCGACCGCTGCCTCGCCATCCGCCGTCGGACGCTGGACGCGATCCTCGTCGAGCGCGCACGCATGGCCGGCGCCCGCGTGCACGAGGGCGCGCGCGTGGTCGACGTGCTGCGCGCGCACGGCACGCGCGGGCGCGCGACCGGCGTGCGCGTGCTGGATGCCGACGGCGCGACACGCGACCTCCACGCCGCGCTCGTCGTCGGCGCCGATGGCCTGCGCTCCGTCGTCGCGCGGCGGCTCTCACTCGGCGCGCGGCTGCCGTGGCCGCGTCGACTCGCCTTCCAGTGTCACGTGCGCGGGCTGCCCGGCGTCGGCCTGCTGGGCGAGATGCACGTCGAGCGCGACGGCTTCGTCGGCATCGCGGACGTCGGCGGCGGCGTGACGAACGTCGCGATGGTCGCGCCGGCTGGCGTCGCGCGGCGCGGGCTGGCCGCGCACGGCTCGCCGGCGAAGTTCATGGAGGCGTGGCTCTCGCGCGCGCCGCAGCTCGCGCCGCGCTTCGCGCAGGCCATGCGCGTGTCGCCCGTGCGCGCGACCGGGCCGTTCGCGAGCCACGCGCGCCGTGCGCACGCGCCGGGCGCCGCGCTGGTGGGCGACGCGGCCGACTTCTTCGATCCGTTCACGGGCGAGGGCATGTACAGCGCGCTGCGCGGTGGCGAGCTGCTGGCGCCGTTCGCGGCGGAGGCGGCGCGACTGCTGGATGCGGCGCACGCCGACGAGCGGCGCGCCGCGCGCGCGCTGGCCGCCTACGACGCCGCGCGGCGGCGCGAGTTCCGCGGCAAGTGGACGGTCGAGCGGCTGATCGCGCTCTCGGTCGCGCACCCGATGCTCGTGAACCGCGCGGCGCGCGCGCTGTCGCGCCGGCGCGATCTCGCCGACCTGCTGGTGGGCGTCGCGGGCGACATCGTCCCGCCGGCCACCGTGCTCAACGCCCGCTACCTGTGGGAGCTGTTCGGCGTGCGTGCCGACGGCACCGCCGCGCGGGCCACTACCTTCCAAGGATGA
- a CDS encoding DUF92 domain-containing protein, whose product MIERALVGLGIALVIAFGAHRAGSLDRSGASAAVVVGTASMAAGWTWGVLLLLFFGTGTALSRWRAREKAARTGGVVAKGGTRDAAQVLANGGLYAATALAGAGPWALDWPASWTVAWSGAAAGAIAAATADTWATEIGTLARGAPRSLRGWRPVPAGTSGAVSTPGTLAMLGGAAFIALALVLAGRTRDAALGALAGGIAGAMADTLAGAAVQERRWCPECAVGTERAEHDCGARTERAGGVPGLGNDAVNVLCGAVGAVAGALAALAAARTG is encoded by the coding sequence GTGATCGAGCGCGCGCTCGTCGGGCTCGGGATCGCCCTCGTCATCGCGTTCGGCGCCCATCGCGCGGGCTCGCTCGATCGCAGCGGCGCCAGCGCCGCCGTCGTCGTCGGCACCGCGTCCATGGCGGCGGGATGGACGTGGGGCGTGCTGCTCCTGCTCTTCTTCGGCACGGGCACCGCGCTCTCGCGCTGGCGCGCCCGCGAGAAGGCCGCGCGCACCGGCGGCGTGGTGGCCAAGGGCGGCACGCGCGACGCGGCGCAGGTGCTCGCCAACGGCGGCCTCTACGCGGCGACGGCGCTCGCGGGCGCCGGCCCGTGGGCGCTCGACTGGCCCGCGTCGTGGACCGTCGCCTGGTCGGGCGCGGCGGCAGGCGCGATCGCCGCGGCGACGGCGGACACGTGGGCCACCGAGATCGGCACGCTGGCGCGCGGCGCGCCGCGCTCGCTCCGCGGCTGGCGGCCGGTGCCGGCAGGGACCTCCGGCGCGGTCTCGACGCCGGGCACGCTGGCGATGCTCGGGGGCGCCGCGTTCATCGCGCTCGCGCTCGTCCTGGCGGGCCGCACGCGCGACGCGGCGCTCGGCGCGCTCGCGGGCGGCATCGCGGGCGCGATGGCCGACACCCTCGCCGGCGCCGCGGTGCAGGAGCGACGCTGGTGCCCGGAGTGCGCCGTGGGCACGGAGCGCGCAGAGCACGACTGCGGCGCGCGCACCGAGCGCGCGGGCGGCGTGCCGGGGCTGGGCAACGACGCGGTCAACGTGCTCTGTGGGGCGGTGGGTGCGGTGGCGGGCGCGCTGGCGGCGCTGGCAGCCGCGCGGACCGGCTGA
- a CDS encoding anti-sigma factor family protein produces MSHSPLASVPSIGAVTCPVSEAQAHGLLDAELSGAEAGAVRRHLEGCARCRAHVTRLSHLLVALRRQRLRQERAPASLHARVRALARAE; encoded by the coding sequence GTGTCCCACTCCCCCCTCGCCAGCGTGCCGAGCATCGGTGCCGTGACGTGTCCGGTGTCCGAGGCACAGGCGCATGGTCTCCTCGACGCCGAGCTGTCGGGCGCCGAGGCCGGCGCGGTGCGCCGGCACCTGGAGGGCTGCGCGCGCTGCCGCGCGCACGTCACGCGGCTGTCGCACCTCCTCGTCGCGCTGCGACGGCAGCGGCTGCGACAGGAGCGCGCGCCGGCTTCGCTGCACGCCCGCGTGCGCGCGCTCGCCCGCGCCGAGTGA
- a CDS encoding M24 family metallopeptidase, whose amino-acid sequence MLSETTLPSFQSAIADAGLDGWLLFDFRGTNPIAGGLLGFGHLMLTRRIFVWVPREGTPVAVTHAIEQAPWARWPAAWRKEVYSSWRTLEAAVGALVAGRRVAMEYSPGDAVPYVDRVPGGVLDLVRAQGATIATSGELVSRLFAVWTPAQLDAHRRAAEIIADVARRALTLAGERARGATPLHEHELQQWILDAFARAGLERPDHGPNVSVGAHAANPHYEPSAAAPQAIREGDVVLLDLWAAFAGTPHADQTWMASVGAPSERAVSVWTAVRDARDAAIALLTERVAAGAPVRGAEADDAARAVIEARGFGPYFVHRTGHSIDARELHGSGPHLDNLESRDERLLIPGVGFSIEPGIYVPGEIGMRSEVNAYVGEEGLVVTPVEYQRDLLVV is encoded by the coding sequence ATGCTGAGCGAAACGACGCTTCCGAGCTTCCAGTCCGCCATCGCCGACGCGGGCCTCGACGGGTGGCTGCTGTTCGACTTCCGCGGCACGAACCCGATCGCGGGGGGGCTGCTCGGCTTCGGGCACCTGATGCTGACGCGGCGCATCTTCGTGTGGGTGCCGCGCGAGGGGACGCCGGTCGCGGTGACGCACGCGATCGAGCAGGCGCCGTGGGCGCGCTGGCCGGCGGCGTGGCGCAAGGAGGTCTACAGCTCGTGGCGCACGCTCGAGGCGGCGGTCGGCGCGCTCGTCGCGGGCAGGCGCGTCGCGATGGAGTACTCGCCGGGCGACGCGGTGCCGTACGTCGATCGCGTGCCCGGCGGCGTGCTCGATCTGGTGCGCGCGCAGGGCGCGACGATCGCGACCAGCGGGGAGCTGGTGAGCCGGCTGTTCGCGGTGTGGACGCCCGCGCAGCTCGATGCCCACCGCCGCGCGGCCGAGATCATCGCCGACGTCGCGCGCCGCGCGCTGACGCTGGCCGGTGAGCGTGCGCGCGGCGCGACGCCGCTGCACGAGCACGAGCTGCAGCAGTGGATCCTCGACGCGTTCGCGCGCGCGGGGCTGGAGCGGCCGGACCACGGACCGAACGTCTCCGTCGGCGCGCACGCGGCCAATCCGCACTACGAGCCGTCGGCCGCCGCGCCGCAGGCCATCCGCGAGGGCGACGTCGTGCTGCTGGACCTGTGGGCGGCGTTCGCGGGCACGCCGCACGCCGACCAGACGTGGATGGCGAGCGTCGGCGCGCCGAGCGAGCGTGCGGTGAGCGTGTGGACCGCGGTGCGCGACGCGCGCGACGCGGCGATCGCGCTGCTCACCGAACGCGTCGCCGCGGGCGCGCCCGTGCGCGGCGCCGAGGCCGACGACGCGGCGCGTGCCGTCATCGAGGCGCGCGGCTTCGGGCCGTACTTTGTGCATCGCACCGGCCACTCCATCGACGCCCGCGAGCTGCACGGCTCCGGCCCGCACCTCGACAACCTGGAGTCGCGCGACGAGCGGCTGCTCATCCCCGGCGTGGGCTTCTCGATCGAGCCGGGGATCTACGTGCCGGGCGAGATCGGGATGCGGTCGGAGGTCAATGCGTACGTGGGGGAGGAGGGGCTGGTCGTGACGCCGGTGGAGTATCAGCGCGACCTGCTCGTCGTCTGA
- a CDS encoding carboxypeptidase regulatory-like domain-containing protein produces MFASPLPPSLAASVARLTRALPIAGALTSLALAVACSDGESHAVRTARADESRPRAKAPNDVTLPGVAPVPGGYQVRAVTDGGQIVGVVSLGGDAPADTTVRPDAALARPCGATLVDRAVSHRGTFVEGAIVWLADVKSGKALSAPRRHELTLERCQLQPRVAALPAGATLNVKGRDPLSLRLRATAWPSGETRATWRMTDAGQVVPDDRVLADAGTLEVRGESLPWVRAWLLVFDQPYYAQTNAAGAFTLDSVPAGQYTLVAWHPRLGRVEQAVTVSAGQTATVPVTLGK; encoded by the coding sequence GTGTTTGCCTCGCCGCTCCCGCCGTCGCTCGCCGCCTCCGTCGCCCGCCTGACGCGCGCGCTCCCGATCGCCGGCGCCCTGACGAGCCTCGCGCTGGCGGTGGCCTGCTCCGACGGCGAGTCGCACGCGGTGCGCACCGCGCGCGCCGACGAGAGCCGCCCGCGCGCGAAGGCGCCGAACGACGTCACGCTGCCGGGCGTCGCGCCGGTGCCGGGCGGCTACCAGGTGCGCGCCGTGACCGACGGCGGCCAGATCGTCGGCGTGGTCAGCCTCGGCGGCGACGCGCCGGCCGACACGACGGTGCGCCCCGACGCGGCGCTCGCCCGGCCGTGCGGCGCGACGCTCGTGGACCGCGCGGTGTCGCATCGCGGCACGTTCGTCGAGGGCGCGATCGTCTGGCTGGCCGACGTGAAGAGCGGCAAGGCGCTCTCCGCGCCGCGCCGGCACGAGCTGACGCTGGAGCGCTGCCAGCTGCAGCCGCGCGTCGCCGCGCTGCCCGCGGGCGCGACGCTCAACGTGAAGGGGCGCGACCCGCTCTCGCTGCGCCTGCGCGCGACGGCGTGGCCATCGGGCGAGACGCGCGCGACGTGGCGCATGACCGACGCGGGGCAGGTCGTGCCCGACGACCGCGTGCTCGCCGACGCGGGCACGCTCGAGGTGCGCGGCGAGTCGCTGCCGTGGGTGCGCGCGTGGCTGCTGGTGTTCGACCAGCCGTACTACGCGCAGACGAACGCCGCGGGCGCGTTCACGCTCGACTCGGTGCCGGCGGGCCAGTACACGCTGGTGGCGTGGCATCCGCGGCTCGGCCGCGTGGAGCAGGCGGTGACGGTGAGCGCGGGGCAGACGGCGACGGTGCCGGTGACGCTCGGCAAGTAA
- a CDS encoding ABC transporter ATP-binding protein: MSDASSPARPSRRPVSPRPLARLLPYLRPHAGRLAIAFVCLLVAAAAGLVFPRVVRELLDAAFRDGSRARLDRMALGLLAVFAVQGVMNYVQVLLLSSATEHVLARLREALFAHLVRLSPGFFTERRTGELTSRLSSDLVLLQSVLNTWVSEFTRQVLFLVGGVLLLTLTDPTLTLTIIAVAPVVVAVAFVFARLLRRASTGVQDRVADSTALADEVFGQIRTVQSFVREGEETRRYQALLGGVVDAAVARARLRALFFGVVGFVAFAGVTAVLWMGGRRVLAGTLTAGALVQFLFYAFFIAAAVGSLASLFGHFQEAIGAAQRVFELLDTAPTVAEPAHPVPLARQSGRGATGVAVALEDVHFRYADGLPDVLHGVTLRAAPGEVVALVGRSGAGKTTVASLLPRFWDVTGGRVTLDGHDVRELSFADLRGAIGVVPQEPALFSGSVRDNIALARPGASDAEIEAASRAAHAHEFVVRLPQGYATPVGERGVKLSGGQRQRIAIARVFLKDPAVVVLDEATSSLDTESERLVEEALEELLQGRTTLIIAHRLSTVRRADRVVVLDQGRVVEEGTHAELLAQGGAYASLYNGQFRAEDVVGA, from the coding sequence GTGAGCGACGCGTCGTCGCCGGCGCGCCCGTCGCGCCGGCCGGTCTCGCCGCGCCCACTCGCCCGCCTGCTCCCCTACCTGCGGCCGCACGCGGGCCGCCTGGCGATCGCGTTCGTCTGCCTGCTCGTCGCCGCGGCGGCGGGGCTGGTGTTCCCGCGCGTCGTGCGCGAGCTGCTCGACGCCGCGTTCCGCGACGGCAGCCGCGCGCGCCTCGACCGGATGGCGCTCGGCCTGCTGGCGGTGTTCGCCGTGCAGGGCGTGATGAACTACGTGCAGGTGCTGCTGCTCAGCTCCGCCACCGAGCACGTGCTGGCGCGGCTGCGCGAGGCGCTGTTCGCGCACCTCGTGCGCCTGTCGCCGGGCTTCTTCACCGAGCGCCGCACGGGCGAGCTCACGAGCCGCCTGTCGTCGGACCTCGTGCTGCTGCAGAGCGTCCTGAACACGTGGGTCTCGGAGTTCACGCGCCAGGTCCTCTTCCTCGTCGGCGGCGTGCTGCTGCTGACGCTCACGGACCCGACGCTGACGCTGACGATCATCGCCGTCGCGCCGGTCGTGGTGGCGGTGGCGTTCGTGTTCGCGCGGCTGCTGCGGCGCGCCAGCACGGGCGTGCAGGACCGCGTGGCCGATTCCACCGCGCTGGCCGACGAGGTGTTCGGGCAGATCCGCACGGTGCAGAGCTTCGTGCGCGAGGGCGAGGAGACGCGGCGCTACCAGGCGCTCCTCGGCGGCGTGGTGGACGCGGCGGTCGCGCGCGCGCGGCTGCGCGCGCTCTTCTTCGGCGTCGTGGGCTTCGTCGCGTTCGCGGGCGTCACGGCGGTGCTCTGGATGGGCGGCCGCCGCGTGCTCGCGGGGACGCTGACGGCCGGCGCGCTCGTGCAGTTCCTCTTCTACGCCTTCTTCATCGCCGCGGCGGTCGGCTCGCTGGCGTCGCTGTTCGGGCACTTCCAGGAGGCGATCGGCGCCGCGCAGCGCGTGTTCGAGCTGCTCGACACCGCGCCGACGGTGGCCGAGCCGGCGCATCCGGTGCCGCTCGCGCGTCAGTCGGGGCGCGGCGCGACGGGCGTCGCCGTCGCCCTGGAGGACGTGCACTTCCGCTACGCCGATGGGCTGCCCGACGTGCTGCACGGCGTGACGCTGCGCGCCGCGCCCGGCGAGGTGGTGGCGCTGGTGGGCCGCTCGGGCGCGGGCAAGACGACCGTCGCGTCGCTGCTGCCGCGCTTCTGGGACGTCACCGGCGGGCGCGTGACGCTCGACGGCCACGACGTGCGCGAGCTGTCGTTCGCCGACCTGCGTGGCGCGATCGGCGTGGTGCCGCAGGAGCCGGCGCTGTTCAGCGGCTCGGTGCGCGACAACATCGCCCTCGCGCGTCCGGGCGCGAGCGACGCGGAGATCGAGGCGGCGTCGCGCGCGGCACACGCGCACGAGTTCGTGGTGCGGCTGCCGCAGGGCTACGCGACGCCGGTGGGCGAGCGCGGCGTGAAGCTGAGCGGCGGGCAGCGCCAGCGCATCGCGATCGCGCGCGTCTTCCTCAAGGATCCCGCGGTCGTCGTGCTCGACGAGGCGACGTCGTCGCTCGACACCGAGAGCGAGCGGCTCGTGGAGGAGGCGCTGGAGGAGCTGCTGCAGGGACGGACGACGCTCATCATCGCGCACCGCCTCAGCACCGTGCGCCGCGCGGACCGCGTCGTGGTGCTCGACCAGGGCCGCGTCGTCGAGGAAGGGACGCACGCCGAGCTGCTGGCGCAGGGCGGCGCGTACGCGTCGCTCTACAACGGGCAGTTCCGGGCGGAGGACGTCGTCGGGGCCTGA